From a single Drosophila sulfurigaster albostrigata strain 15112-1811.04 chromosome 3, ASM2355843v2, whole genome shotgun sequence genomic region:
- the LOC133845984 gene encoding serine protease 1-like has product MVARPDSGAAENVEEKEAAANICMRPHGTRVLLFCASPVFGNKTQVLKPKLVRLMSQQAKSFLDFSTGFEDTSERSPYIVTLEFSGKNTTWFCVGSIIDHEWIVTVASCTNPASSVKISYGAANRLEPSYHVSVSNATFYPRFDFNKWYHHDIVLIKVPFIRYSKKVKAVALPKTRSMFRNVWAYSAGWGQHKDTKELMQILHSTQIQIIGNKDCITGGYGERFKSGMMCAQLPNMEKSCRLDSGSPLVMLKPTVLLGIASFGNQLGCESNTPLVYTRINSYTQWMAEVMAEEGSRK; this is encoded by the exons ATGGTTGCACGACCGGACAGCGGAGCAGCGGAGAACGTAGAGGAGAAGGAGGCGGCAGCAAATATATGCATGAGACCGCACGGTACACGAGTC CTACTGTTTTGTGCGTCGCCAGTTTTCGGCAATAAAACCCAAGTACTGAAGCCGAAGCTTGTGCGTCTTATGTCGCAGCAGGCGAAAAGTTTCTTGGACTTTTCTACTGGTTTCGAGGATACATCAGAACGAAGTCCCTACATTGTGACCCTCGAATTTAGTGGCAAAAACACCACATGGTTCTGCGTGGGTTCGATTATCGATCATGAATGGATTGTCACTGTTGCCTCTTGCACAAATCCCGCGAGTTCTGTGAAGATCAGCTATGGAGCTGCGAATCGTCTGGAGCCAAGTTATCATGTTTCAGTTTCCAATGCTACGTTTTATCCACGCTTTGACTTTAACAAGTGGTATCATCATGATATTGTGCTAATCAAAGTGCCATTCATCAGATACTCAAAAAAGGTGAAAGCTGTGGCTTTGCCCAAGACTCGATCGATGTTCCGTAATGTCTGGGCATATTCAGCAGGCTGGGGACAGCATAAGGACACCAAGGAGCTGATGCAAATATTGCATTCGACACAAATTCAGATAATCGGTAATAAAGACTGCATCACGGGTGGCTATGGCGAACGATTCAAGTCAGGAATGATGTGCGCCCAGCTGCCGAATATGGAGAAAAGTTGCCGCCTCGACTCGGGCAGTCCACTTGTGATGTTGAAGCCAACAGTGTTGCTTGGCATTGCCTCGTTCGGCAATCAGCTGGGATGTGAATCAAACACACCTTTGGTCTATACGAGAATCAATTCGTATACGCAATGGATGGCCGAGGTGATGGCGGAGGAGGGGAGCAGAAAGTAG